In Pseudomonas sp. ADAK2, the genomic window ACATTGCCACCGGCGCTGCCGCCAAGGCCCTGGTCGAAGCTGGCGCCGACGCGGTCAAGGTCGGTATCGGCCCTGGCTCGATCTGCACCACCCGCATCGTCGCCGGTGTCGGCGTCCCGCAAATCAGTGCCATCGCCAACGTCGCCGCCGCCCTTGAAGGCAGTGGCGTGCCGTTGATCGCCGACGGCGGCATCCGTTTCTCCGGTGACCTGTCCAAGGCCATCGTTGCCGGTGCTTCCTGCGTGATGATGGGCTCGATGTTCGCCGGTACTGAAGAAGCGCCGGGCGAGATCGAACTGTTCCAGGGTCGTTCGTACAAGGCTTACCGCGGCATGGGTTCGCTGGGCGCCATGTCTCAGGCTCAAGGTTCCTCCGATCGTTACTTCCAGGACTCCTCGGCAGGCGCCGAGAAACTCGTTCCGGAAGGCATCGAAGGGCGTGTTCCGTACAAGGGCACCCTGAGCGCCATCATCCATCAACTGATGGGCGGCCTGCGTTCCTCGATGGGCTACACCGGCAGTGCCGACATCGAAGAAATGCGCACCAAGCCTGAGTTCGTGCGGATCACCGGCGCTGGCATGGCCGAGTCTCACGTGCACGACGTACAAATCACCAAGGAAGCGCCAAACTACCGCGTAGGTTGAGGCTTCCAGCAATAAGTTAAGTAACCGGGGCTGTTTTATTCAGCCCCGAGTTGTTTCTGAATCACGACTGTTTCTGAATTACTTAGACGAGACTGAATCATGGCCCTCGACATTCACGCCCACCGCATCCTGATCCTCGACTTCGGTTCCCAGTACACCCAGCTGATTGCCCGCCGCGTGCGTGAAATCGGCGTGTACTGCGAACTGCATCCGTTCGACATGGACGACGAAGCGATTCGCGAATTCGCTCCAAAAGGCGTCATTCTCGCCGGCGGCCCCGAGTCCGTGCACGTCGCCGACAGCCCGCGCTGCCCGCAAGCGGTGTTTGACCTGGGCGTACCGGTCTTCGGTATCTGCTACGGCATGCAGACCATGGCTGAACAGCTGGGTGGCAAGGTCGAAGGTTCCGAGCTGCGTGAGTTCGGTTATGCCCGCGTTGACGTAGTCGGCAAGAGCCGCCTGCTCGACGGCATCGAAGACCACATCGACGCTGACGGCCTGTTCGGCCTCGACGTGTGGATGAGCCACGGTGACAAAGTCACCAAGATGCCGCAGGACTTCCACATCCTCGCCAGCACCCCGAGCTGCCCGATTGCCGGCATGTTCGACGACGCTCGCGGCTACTACGGCGTGCAGTTCCACCCGGAAGTGACCCACACCAAGCAGGGCGGTCGCATCCTGTCGCGCTTCATCCTCGACATCTGCGGCTGCGAAGCCCTGTGGACGCCGTCGAAAATCGCCGAAGACGCTATCGCCAACATCCGCGCCCAGGTCGGCACCGACAACGTACTGCTCGGCCTGTCCGGCGGTGTGGACTCCTCAGTCGTTGCCGCGCTGCTGCACAAAGCCATTGGCGACCAGCTGACCTGCGTCTTCGTCGACAACGGCCTGCTGCGTCTGCACGAAGGCGAGCAAGTGATGGCCATGTTCGCCGAGAACATGGGCGTCAAGGTGATCCGCGCCAACGCTGAAGATCAGTTCCTCGACAACCTGGCTGGCGAAAGCGA contains:
- the guaA gene encoding glutamine-hydrolyzing GMP synthase, yielding MALDIHAHRILILDFGSQYTQLIARRVREIGVYCELHPFDMDDEAIREFAPKGVILAGGPESVHVADSPRCPQAVFDLGVPVFGICYGMQTMAEQLGGKVEGSELREFGYARVDVVGKSRLLDGIEDHIDADGLFGLDVWMSHGDKVTKMPQDFHILASTPSCPIAGMFDDARGYYGVQFHPEVTHTKQGGRILSRFILDICGCEALWTPSKIAEDAIANIRAQVGTDNVLLGLSGGVDSSVVAALLHKAIGDQLTCVFVDNGLLRLHEGEQVMAMFAENMGVKVIRANAEDQFLDNLAGESDPEKKRKIIGRTFIDVFDAQSNKLDNIKYLAQGTIYPDVIESAGAKSGKAHVIKSHHNVGGLPEEMNLKLVEPLRELFKDEVRRLGLELGLPYDMVYRHPFPGPGLGVRILGEVKKEYADLLRRADHIFIEELRKADWYHKVSQAFVVFQPVKSVGVVGDGRRYAWVVALRAVETIDFMTARWAHLPYELLETVSGRIINEIEGISRVTYDVSSKPPATIEWE